GTTGTACGGACACAGGTCTATAATCCAGTTCCTTTTCCAAagttttgattattttttgtaaggAATTATGGTTTGTAAATAACTCAACTTGACCAGGGCAATCAAATATCACATATGAATCTCGATGCTTTTTTAGCTCCTTAAGCAACCATTCAACGTGATATTCAATTGCTTCCATAGCATAAATAAGTGCTCCATTTGGTCCTAAATCATAGTCTTTTTGGATCATCTCAACATCGAGAACTTTACGAATATCAATTGCGCATGGGTATTTGATAAAGTCATTTGCTGGGTCAAGATTGACGATAATACTACTCCTTCCTATGGCAGATAATAATTGGTACATTCCGAAACAGTAAGTTGATTTCCCAGAACCCGGAGGTCCAACGACCACTTGACAAAATGGCATGCTGCTCTAAAGTACAACAATTAGAACCAAATGTGTAATTCCTTTTGCagtatattaaaaatgtttttcataagttttttgaaagataaTACTTTTGTAGTATGTATTGAtatatcaaaatttgatatttaaaaaaaaaaaaaggaaaaaaaactgaaaataCAAAGATTGGTAGAATTtccttaaatttttcaaatgtaGACGTTAAATTCACCGAACTGCCTTGGTTTTAGGAATATTTAGCTTGGAACAGAGGTTTCCAGGGTCTCTGCTTTTTAGTAAGATGTCCGAACTAATCTCACTGTTCTTAAGAGATGATTTcgaaaaacaattgatgTTAACTTTGAATGATTATATTTCCTTATGTAATATTGAAGTTTGAGATGACATTTAAAGAGTTGTGGCAGTTATTGAAATTTGGCAATAACAACAGCAGTTACAAGTCAACTCTTgatacctttttttttcaactacTTGAAATTCTAATTATTCACTTTGGATTTGcataatttcttttttttttgtatcatAAATGTTAAAGCAAGCTGGAAACCAGAGCTTTAGGCcctttatttcttttgcaCAGAAGAGTTTATTCAATCGACAAATTACTGGAAATCATTGGATTTTTGCTcgcttcaaattttatcctttaaataaaattgttaattatAATCATTTTCATAGTTCATCATGCCAGTCAGAGGCtaaaaacttttacaaACAATTTGAAGGAGATATCTCGGATCCGCCTCCTAAAGGTCCGTTTGATATTGATTTGGGAGCATTAAAGTCAAGctatttaagaaaaatgaaaacattaCATCCTGATGTTGCTCAGGGAAAAGACGCTGCCTTAGCTCAAAGAGATTCTGCAGAATTATCGAAAGCTTATAACACCTTAAAAGCTCCATTGACTCGAGCGGAATATATTCTCCAGCTTCAAGGAATTAACCCAGTTTCTGAAGATATTTCTAACAGTGACCCTGAATTTTTGATGGAAATCATGGATGTACATGAAAACATTTCCGCTTCAAGGGATTCGCCAGAGAAACTCCTACAGCTAAGTCAAGAAAATCAGGGTAGAAAAGTTCAggaaattaatgaaatacGGAAAGCAATGGAGTCTTCAAATTGGGATAGTGCTCTGCTATATGTCAATCGGCTCCGATATTGGAATACAATTGACAAAATCCTTCACGATTTATAATATGAATTGATTACTTAACTGTAATTACaagattttattaacaacCCTTAATTTGAAATGTGAGAGAACCCCtgtattcaaaaatatttgaagcATGAAAGGTTGCATTTCTAAATctgcattaaaaaattttatattattcaATTCGACGATTCAAAGGTATGAGTCtcttatattttaaaagaatgtaTTGACATCAAAGATTGACTAAaccaaaagcaaaaaaaaagatagaGGTTgcttataaatttattatgaaGAGAAGCTAAAACATGGCTTTGTCACATTTATGCTAAACTTTTCCGTTTTAGAATAAATTGAAGTAAGGATCGTCGTTCAGTGATGGGAATTAAGGTGTCTATGCATATCATATAGCCGTTTGAACCGGTAATTGCATTCTGGAAAGGAACAGCTGTATTCTCGGGCTTCTTTATATCCATGCCCGGTAACTTCgttgattatttttttagccACGTCAGATACTAAGTTTGAACTCaattctttctctttttggTCGTGAATTGCGACCCCCTCTATTCCATCATGTTTGATTCCACATTCATTAATGTATGGTTTATGAGCTTTTTTACAAGTGCCGCGCTCCAGGTGTCGTTGCAGCATATGTTTATATCCAAATTT
This portion of the Schizosaccharomyces pombe strain 972h- genome assembly, chromosome: I genome encodes:
- the jac1 gene encoding DNAJ domain-containing protein Jac1; amino-acid sequence: MLKQAGNQSFRPFISFAQKSLFNRQITGNHWIFARFKFYPLNKIVNYNHFHSSSCQSEAKNFYKQFEGDISDPPPKGPFDIDLGALKSSYLRKMKTLHPDVAQGKDAALAQRDSAELSKAYNTLKAPLTRAEYILQLQGINPVSEDISNSDPEFLMEIMDVHENISASRDSPEKLLQLSQENQGRKVQEINEIRKAMESSNWDSALLYVNRLRYWNTIDKILHDL